A genomic window from Candidatus Kouleothrix ribensis includes:
- a CDS encoding UvrD-helicase domain-containing protein codes for MDLLASLNPEQRAAVTAPIGPVLVRAGAGSGKTRVLTLRIAYLIEQHHAAPASILALTFTNKAAKEMRERLRGLLGNRVRGLSTGTFHAVCGKILRAEIAGRIGHYTAAFTIYAADEQLQLAAAALDAAKERPPALLEPPDLLRLISRAKSRLLSPRMAARFAKDPLEAFAAGCYRRYQQSLARHNALDFDDMIMLTHQLFAEHPEVLEAYQARWAHVLVDEYQDTDPSQHALIDLLTRPAGRRARSLFAVGDGMQAIYGFRNADYTIIARFQHDFPEATLIELSTNYRSRQSILDAAYAIIRHSRAVAPMALRAASDDRTHLAAGRTAALQVYDAKDARAEAEQIARVLGDLARQGRKFHEIALLYRTRHMSRGFESALRHARIPYSVRGSTGFYDRAVIRDALAYLRTIANPSDNLSLARIANVPARGLGAQSFAALSASAAQQGLSVSAALAQPAVWPDLSPKAADGARLLASLLARWRTFAAGTTPPDSLLADVLERSGYMAALEKRFSAEELPDVREHLQELMAAAAEHTDLSEFLQEVALLTSADEKEDERDQVQLLTIHAAKGLEWPIVFVAGLEEGTLPHERSLATPEGIEEERRLCYVALTRAGERLHLSWAASRAGGAAQRGAARRPSRFLGEIEAYGKERAGKPGR; via the coding sequence ATGGATCTTCTCGCCTCACTCAACCCCGAGCAGCGCGCCGCCGTCACCGCGCCGATCGGGCCGGTGCTGGTGCGCGCCGGCGCCGGCAGCGGCAAGACGCGCGTGCTCACATTGCGCATCGCCTACCTGATCGAGCAGCACCATGCCGCCCCCGCCAGCATCCTGGCGCTGACATTCACCAACAAGGCCGCCAAAGAGATGCGCGAGCGCCTGCGCGGCCTGCTCGGCAATCGCGTGCGCGGCCTCTCCACCGGCACGTTCCACGCAGTCTGCGGCAAGATCCTGCGCGCCGAGATCGCCGGGCGGATCGGCCACTACACCGCCGCCTTCACGATCTACGCCGCCGACGAGCAGCTTCAGCTCGCGGCTGCGGCGCTCGACGCTGCCAAAGAGCGCCCGCCCGCGCTGCTCGAGCCGCCCGACCTGCTGCGGCTGATCTCGCGCGCCAAGAGCCGGCTGCTCTCGCCGCGTATGGCCGCGCGCTTCGCCAAAGACCCGCTCGAGGCCTTTGCGGCCGGCTGCTACCGGCGCTACCAGCAGTCGCTTGCTCGACATAACGCGCTCGACTTTGATGACATGATCATGCTGACGCACCAGCTGTTTGCCGAGCACCCCGAGGTGCTGGAGGCCTACCAGGCCCGCTGGGCGCATGTGCTGGTGGATGAATACCAGGACACCGACCCGAGCCAGCATGCGCTGATCGATCTGCTGACGCGGCCGGCCGGCCGGCGCGCGCGCTCGCTGTTCGCGGTAGGCGACGGCATGCAGGCGATCTATGGCTTTCGCAACGCCGACTACACGATCATCGCGCGCTTCCAGCACGATTTCCCCGAGGCCACGCTGATCGAGCTGTCGACCAACTATCGCAGCCGCCAGTCCATCCTCGACGCCGCCTACGCGATCATCCGGCACAGCCGCGCGGTGGCGCCCATGGCGCTGCGGGCGGCCAGCGATGATCGTACGCATCTGGCGGCGGGCCGCACTGCGGCGCTACAGGTGTACGATGCCAAGGACGCGCGTGCCGAGGCCGAGCAGATCGCGCGCGTCCTTGGCGATCTGGCGCGCCAGGGCCGCAAATTCCACGAGATTGCGCTGCTGTACCGCACCCGCCACATGAGCCGCGGCTTCGAGTCGGCCCTGCGCCACGCGCGCATCCCCTACAGCGTGCGCGGCAGCACCGGCTTCTACGATCGCGCGGTGATCCGCGATGCGCTGGCCTACCTGCGCACGATCGCCAACCCCAGCGACAACCTGAGCCTGGCGCGGATCGCGAATGTGCCGGCGCGCGGCCTGGGCGCGCAATCGTTCGCGGCGCTCTCGGCCTCGGCGGCGCAGCAGGGCCTGTCGGTATCGGCCGCGCTGGCCCAGCCGGCAGTGTGGCCGGATCTATCGCCCAAGGCGGCCGACGGCGCGCGGCTGCTGGCCTCGCTGCTGGCGCGCTGGCGTACGTTCGCGGCCGGCACCACCCCGCCCGACAGCCTGCTGGCCGATGTGCTCGAGCGCAGCGGCTATATGGCCGCGCTCGAAAAGCGCTTCTCAGCCGAGGAGCTGCCCGACGTGCGCGAGCATCTGCAAGAGCTGATGGCGGCGGCGGCCGAGCACACCGATCTGAGCGAGTTTCTGCAAGAGGTTGCGCTGCTCACCAGCGCCGACGAAAAAGAGGACGAGCGCGACCAGGTGCAGCTGCTGACGATTCATGCCGCCAAGGGCCTGGAGTGGCCGATCGTGTTTGTGGCCGGGCTGGAAGAGGGTACGCTGCCGCACGAGCGCAGCCTGGCCACGCCCGAGGGCATCGAGGAAGAGCGTAGGCTGTGCTACGTGGCGCTGACTCGCGCCGGCGAGCGGCTGCACCTCTCGTGGGCCGCCAGCCGCGCGGGTGGCGCGGCGCAGCGCGGCGCAGCGCGCCGGCCCTCACGCTTCCTGGGCGAGATCGAGGCGTATGGCAAAGAGCGGGCCGGCAAGCCGGGCCGCTAG
- a CDS encoding ArsA family ATPase → MPTTLIFTGAGGPSIAIAAAATALHAASATNRTLLMSIGHAPGMGKLLGSPIGHAPSQIAPHLDVLLIDPLVELADTWQHNRQHLPASAVAIAGDELPLFPGMEMLFGLMRLHALAPAYQTIVLDAGPHDILLRALAAPDALRWAVRLIVGLDRGPGKSAASQSRALVPLTLIPNDAYAGVQDVRVYVEQLRDTLIAPGATALRYVLRPDAPALADAQIAVPALQLHGLAVQAIVAGPLLPEALAGTALGGALALQNQLLAEAHASWPARPLARFDLDNEQVGLAALRRQGKQLAATPIGPATPPITPTWQGAPAVAIALPGLPKGALQLTISGDELIVRVGPYRRHILLPEALRGGANIKATREGEYLVVRRR, encoded by the coding sequence ATGCCAACCACGTTGATCTTCACCGGCGCGGGCGGGCCGAGCATCGCCATTGCCGCAGCAGCAACAGCGCTCCACGCTGCCAGTGCCACGAACCGTACGTTGCTTATGAGCATCGGCCATGCGCCGGGTATGGGCAAGCTGCTTGGCAGCCCGATCGGCCATGCGCCCTCCCAGATTGCCCCACATCTCGATGTCCTGCTGATCGACCCGCTGGTCGAGCTGGCCGATACGTGGCAGCACAACCGCCAGCACCTGCCGGCCAGCGCCGTGGCGATTGCCGGCGATGAGCTGCCGCTATTCCCCGGTATGGAGATGTTGTTCGGGCTGATGCGCCTGCACGCGCTGGCGCCAGCGTATCAGACGATTGTGCTCGACGCCGGGCCGCACGACATCCTGCTGCGCGCGCTGGCCGCGCCCGACGCGCTGCGCTGGGCGGTGCGCTTGATCGTTGGGCTCGACCGCGGGCCAGGCAAGAGCGCCGCCTCGCAGAGCCGCGCGCTGGTGCCGCTGACCCTCATCCCCAACGACGCCTACGCCGGCGTGCAGGATGTGCGGGTGTATGTCGAGCAGCTGCGCGACACGCTGATAGCGCCCGGCGCGACGGCGCTGCGCTATGTGCTGCGGCCCGATGCGCCCGCGCTGGCCGATGCGCAGATCGCAGTGCCCGCGCTGCAGCTGCACGGCCTGGCGGTGCAGGCGATCGTGGCCGGGCCGCTGCTGCCCGAGGCGCTGGCTGGCACGGCCCTGGGCGGCGCGCTGGCACTGCAAAACCAGCTGCTGGCCGAGGCTCATGCCAGCTGGCCGGCCCGGCCGCTCGCGCGCTTCGACCTGGATAACGAGCAGGTCGGCCTGGCGGCGCTGCGCCGGCAGGGCAAGCAGCTGGCGGCCACGCCGATCGGGCCGGCCACGCCGCCGATCACGCCGACATGGCAGGGAGCGCCGGCCGTGGCAATCGCGCTGCCGGGGCTGCCCAAGGGTGCCCTGCAGCTCACGATCAGCGGCGACGAGCTGATCGTGCGGGTTGGCCCGTATCGCCGCCACATCCTGCTGCCCGAGGCGCTGCGCGGCGGCGCCAATATCAAGGCCACCCGCGAGGGCGAATACCTGGTGGTGCGGCGGCGGTAG
- a CDS encoding IS4 family transposase, producing the protein MSTIPQVSQAMQELLTSAAEAADAKLHYTKRPDRAKFTAATLTQTLVLGFLAHPDARVEQLAQSAARVGVAVAPQAVDQRFTLATAALLQDIVRSSMHTLIAADGVAIPLLQRFTGVRVHDSTTIVLPDALAEHWRGCGGASEVHTSAALKCGVQLDLLTGALCGLDLADGRASDHCLGVQHAALPTGSLRLADLGFYDLGVLAALSAQQVYWLSKLEPTALITDATGRSRSLLAFVQTLGEVAQWEGSVWVGQGQRLSARLLVQRVPQEVADGRRRRIRKTARDKGVTPSAAALALAEWTILMTNIPPEKLSLAEALVLAKVRWQIELLFKLWKSHGQIDQWRTSKPARILCEVYAKLLSMVVQHWALVVGCWEFPDRSLVKAAQVVRDHAPELASARARVERLTEVLETMQQVLARTARMNTRKKHPNTYQLLLTLTTEPAQA; encoded by the coding sequence ATGTCGACCATACCACAGGTCAGCCAGGCCATGCAAGAACTGCTCACCAGCGCCGCAGAAGCCGCCGACGCCAAACTGCACTACACCAAGCGCCCTGACCGTGCCAAGTTTACCGCCGCCACCCTCACCCAAACGCTGGTGCTGGGCTTTCTGGCCCATCCGGATGCCCGTGTCGAGCAACTGGCCCAGAGTGCCGCCCGCGTCGGTGTCGCTGTCGCGCCGCAGGCGGTTGACCAGCGCTTTACCCTGGCCACGGCGGCGTTGTTGCAAGACATTGTGCGCAGCAGTATGCACACCCTGATCGCCGCTGACGGGGTCGCCATCCCCCTCCTGCAGCGCTTCACGGGCGTGCGTGTGCACGACAGCACCACGATTGTGCTCCCTGATGCCTTGGCCGAGCACTGGCGCGGCTGTGGTGGCGCCAGTGAGGTACATACCTCGGCCGCGCTCAAGTGTGGTGTCCAGCTCGATCTGCTCACTGGGGCATTGTGCGGGCTTGATCTGGCGGATGGTCGCGCCTCCGACCATTGCTTGGGCGTCCAGCATGCCGCGCTGCCCACGGGCAGCTTGCGCTTGGCCGACTTGGGCTTTTATGACCTGGGCGTGTTGGCCGCGCTGAGTGCGCAACAGGTCTATTGGCTCTCGAAACTGGAGCCGACCGCGCTGATTACCGACGCGACAGGGCGCAGCCGTTCCTTGCTGGCATTTGTGCAGACGCTGGGCGAGGTTGCGCAGTGGGAAGGGTCGGTTTGGGTTGGTCAAGGCCAGCGCCTGTCGGCGCGGCTGCTCGTACAACGGGTGCCGCAGGAAGTGGCCGATGGGCGGCGGCGGCGCATCCGCAAGACCGCCCGTGACAAGGGTGTCACCCCGAGTGCGGCGGCGTTGGCGCTGGCAGAGTGGACGATCTTGATGACCAACATTCCGCCCGAGAAGCTGTCGCTGGCTGAGGCACTGGTGCTGGCGAAGGTGCGCTGGCAAATCGAGTTGCTGTTCAAATTGTGGAAGTCGCACGGCCAGATCGATCAGTGGCGCACGAGCAAGCCGGCGCGGATTTTGTGTGAAGTGTACGCCAAGCTGCTCTCGATGGTGGTGCAGCACTGGGCACTGGTGGTCGGGTGCTGGGAGTTCCCCGACCGCTCTTTGGTCAAGGCGGCGCAGGTCGTGCGCGATCATGCGCCAGAACTGGCAAGTGCGCGCGCACGAGTGGAGCGCCTCACGGAAGTACTGGAGACCATGCAGCAGGTTTTGGCCCGCACGGCACGCATGAATACACGCAAAAAGCATCCGAATACCTACCAACTCTTACTCACCTTGACAACCGAGCCGGCACAAGCTTGA
- a CDS encoding protein kinase, which translates to MADLTGTNLGPYRVLEQLGVGGMATVYKAYHAAMDRYVAIKVLPQHLAHDAGFRARFEREARTIARLEHRHILPVYDVAEDDGIPYLVMRFTDGGDLGDLIAGGELSAARTAELVAQVAEALDYAHRQGVIHRDVKPANVLIGRDGDALLSDFGIAKIYSDTQQLTGDGMMVGTPAYMAPEQLKGQLVDARTDIYALGVVLYQALTGECPFVAETPLAVAMMHVHNPLRPPRQLNPAIPEALERIILRAMAKNADERFQDAGTMAQALRAAGAERMAAPVSPAADSPPPPVTPLPAAPAPRRANARWLGIAIGLIALVAVAGIVFVLLRGSAGSAATPDDVRQVLEAAGRQLEAGDVPGAFSTLEPALAAHPRDPNLLAMRAIAYASYSSPEQAQADIDQALGLAPNNALVLFARGYLSQRQGQADQAIADFTRAIEADPTFAEAYYWRSVVLNYPKDDQAARQRDLDRALELRPDYALARLDRAWARYYGGALDAALADAEAVLKRDPQHAQALYLRALVAADQGRPADARRDFDAAVAAAPDDHGLLRARAEFLVRQGALDQALVDADKLVLLEAANADFHRLHGFTLYALGRHEPALAAFERSVLIDGAEDWAGRYGRGLALLALGRVPAALPDLEAAVAHPDNTHHWAELFFHTSGQPALDLAQAYLAAGQNDQARAAFDTAIERGVGAVGYLGRAQLRAGQGDPAGAREDLQEALRQAADAKDDALRAQVEAALAKLP; encoded by the coding sequence ATGGCAGATCTGACCGGCACAAACCTCGGGCCCTACCGCGTGCTCGAGCAGCTTGGCGTTGGCGGTATGGCAACCGTATATAAAGCCTACCACGCCGCGATGGATCGCTATGTCGCGATCAAGGTGCTGCCGCAGCACCTGGCGCACGACGCCGGCTTTCGCGCGCGCTTCGAGCGCGAGGCGCGCACGATCGCCCGGCTCGAGCACCGCCATATCCTGCCCGTGTACGATGTCGCCGAGGACGATGGCATCCCCTACCTGGTAATGCGCTTCACCGACGGCGGCGACCTGGGCGACCTGATTGCCGGCGGCGAGCTGAGCGCCGCGCGCACCGCCGAGCTGGTGGCCCAGGTGGCCGAGGCGCTCGATTACGCGCATCGTCAGGGCGTGATCCACCGTGATGTCAAACCCGCGAATGTGCTGATCGGCCGCGACGGCGACGCGCTGCTGTCGGATTTCGGCATCGCCAAGATCTATAGCGATACCCAGCAGCTCACCGGCGACGGTATGATGGTCGGTACGCCGGCCTATATGGCTCCCGAGCAGCTGAAGGGCCAGCTGGTCGACGCGCGCACCGACATCTACGCGCTTGGTGTGGTGCTCTACCAGGCGCTCACCGGCGAGTGCCCGTTTGTCGCCGAGACGCCGCTGGCGGTGGCGATGATGCATGTGCATAACCCGCTGCGCCCGCCGCGCCAGCTCAACCCGGCCATCCCCGAGGCGCTCGAGCGCATTATTCTGCGCGCGATGGCGAAGAATGCCGACGAGCGCTTTCAGGATGCCGGCACAATGGCCCAGGCGCTGCGCGCCGCCGGCGCCGAGCGCATGGCCGCGCCGGTCAGCCCGGCGGCCGACTCGCCCCCACCGCCCGTGACGCCACTGCCCGCCGCGCCGGCGCCGCGCCGTGCGAACGCGCGCTGGCTTGGCATTGCGATCGGGCTGATCGCGCTCGTCGCCGTCGCAGGGATCGTGTTCGTGCTACTGCGCGGCTCGGCCGGTAGCGCGGCCACACCCGACGACGTGCGCCAGGTGCTCGAGGCGGCAGGTCGCCAGCTGGAGGCCGGCGACGTGCCGGGCGCATTCAGCACGCTTGAGCCGGCGCTGGCGGCTCACCCGCGCGACCCCAACCTGCTGGCGATGCGCGCGATCGCCTATGCAAGCTACAGCTCGCCCGAGCAGGCCCAGGCCGACATCGACCAGGCGCTGGGCCTGGCCCCCAACAATGCGCTGGTGCTGTTTGCGCGCGGCTACCTGAGCCAGCGCCAGGGCCAGGCCGACCAGGCGATTGCCGATTTTACACGCGCGATCGAGGCCGACCCGACCTTCGCCGAGGCGTACTACTGGCGCAGCGTGGTGCTGAACTACCCGAAGGATGACCAGGCCGCCCGGCAGCGTGACCTCGACCGCGCGCTTGAGCTGCGGCCCGACTACGCTCTGGCGCGGCTCGACCGGGCCTGGGCGCGATACTACGGCGGCGCGCTCGACGCCGCGCTGGCCGACGCCGAGGCCGTGCTGAAGCGCGACCCGCAGCATGCCCAGGCGCTCTACCTGCGCGCACTGGTTGCCGCCGATCAGGGCCGCCCGGCCGATGCCCGCCGCGACTTCGACGCGGCTGTGGCGGCCGCGCCCGATGATCACGGCCTCTTGCGCGCGCGGGCCGAGTTCCTGGTGCGTCAGGGCGCGCTCGACCAGGCGCTGGTCGATGCCGACAAGCTCGTGCTGCTTGAAGCGGCCAATGCCGATTTCCACCGGCTGCACGGCTTTACGCTCTACGCGCTCGGCCGGCACGAGCCGGCGCTGGCGGCGTTCGAGCGATCGGTGCTGATCGATGGTGCGGAGGATTGGGCCGGGCGCTATGGCCGCGGCCTGGCACTGCTGGCGCTTGGCCGCGTGCCGGCGGCGCTGCCCGACCTTGAGGCGGCAGTGGCCCACCCCGACAACACGCACCACTGGGCCGAGCTATTCTTCCACACCAGCGGGCAGCCGGCGCTCGACCTGGCCCAGGCGTATCTAGCGGCCGGCCAGAACGACCAGGCGCGCGCGGCGTTTGACACGGCGATCGAGCGCGGCGTGGGCGCGGTGGGCTACCTGGGGCGCGCGCAGCTGCGGGCCGGGCAAGGCGACCCGGCCGGCGCGCGCGAGGATCTGCAGGAGGCGCTGCGCCAGGCCGCCGATGCCAAAGATGATGCCCTGCGCGCACAGGTGGAGGCTGCGCTGGCGAAGCTGCCGTAA
- a CDS encoding aspartate ammonia-lyase: MTQGYRIEKDSLGEMQVPADALYGAQTQRAVLNFPVSGQRPYPAFVWSQALIKRAAAEVNRDLGLLDAALATAIVQAAQEVLDGTHQSQFVVDPFQAGAGTSHNMNVNEVIANRANQILGFALNDPKKPVSPNDHVNMAQSTNDTIPTAIRLGCLWRLDALLGAVDRLAAALEAKAAEFDDIVKSGRTHLQDAVPVRLGQEFGGYAQAVRNDRERIATAADRLRRLGIGGTATGTALNAHPEYHARMVARLAELLGQPLRSSGNLFESMQGQADAADFSASMRTLCVTLTRIANDFRLLSSGPSTGLDEIRLPAVQPGSSIMPGKVNPVLAEMLNMASFHVQGCDLTVALAAQAGQLELNVMMPIIAHNLFEMMHVLIGAINAFSEKCVAGLTANREKATGWLARNAIVATALNPLIGYMPAAALVKEAMKRNATIREVAAEQIARGELKHKDSGAAVTIDEIDALLGDMHKLTEGGLGGPAGGG; encoded by the coding sequence ATGACGCAGGGATATCGAATAGAGAAAGACTCGCTTGGCGAGATGCAGGTGCCGGCCGATGCACTGTATGGCGCGCAAACCCAGCGGGCCGTGCTGAACTTCCCGGTGAGCGGGCAGCGGCCCTACCCGGCGTTCGTCTGGTCGCAGGCGCTGATCAAACGCGCGGCGGCCGAGGTCAACCGCGACCTGGGGCTGCTCGACGCGGCGCTGGCCACCGCGATCGTGCAGGCCGCGCAAGAGGTGCTCGACGGCACGCACCAGAGCCAGTTCGTGGTCGATCCATTCCAGGCCGGCGCGGGCACCAGCCACAACATGAACGTGAATGAGGTGATCGCCAACCGCGCCAACCAGATCCTGGGCTTTGCGCTGAACGACCCGAAGAAGCCGGTCAGCCCGAACGACCACGTGAACATGGCCCAGAGCACCAACGACACCATCCCCACTGCCATCCGGCTGGGCTGCCTGTGGCGGCTCGACGCGCTGCTGGGCGCGGTCGATCGCCTGGCCGCCGCGCTAGAGGCCAAGGCCGCCGAGTTCGACGATATCGTCAAGTCGGGCCGCACGCACCTGCAAGATGCCGTGCCGGTGCGGCTGGGCCAGGAGTTCGGCGGCTACGCCCAGGCAGTGCGCAACGACCGCGAGCGGATCGCGACGGCGGCCGACCGGCTGCGCCGGCTGGGCATTGGCGGCACAGCCACCGGCACCGCGCTGAACGCGCACCCCGAGTACCACGCGCGCATGGTCGCGCGGCTGGCCGAGCTGCTGGGCCAGCCGCTGCGCAGCTCGGGCAACCTGTTCGAGTCGATGCAGGGCCAGGCCGACGCGGCCGACTTCTCGGCCAGCATGCGCACGCTGTGCGTCACGCTGACGCGCATCGCCAACGACTTCCGGCTGCTCTCGTCTGGCCCCTCCACCGGCCTGGACGAGATCCGGCTGCCGGCGGTGCAGCCCGGCTCGAGCATCATGCCCGGCAAGGTCAACCCGGTGCTGGCCGAAATGCTGAACATGGCCTCGTTCCATGTGCAGGGCTGCGACCTGACCGTGGCGCTGGCGGCGCAGGCCGGGCAGCTCGAGCTGAACGTGATGATGCCGATCATCGCGCACAACCTGTTCGAGATGATGCACGTGCTGATCGGCGCGATCAACGCCTTTAGCGAGAAGTGCGTGGCCGGGCTGACCGCCAACCGCGAGAAGGCCACCGGCTGGCTGGCGCGCAACGCGATCGTGGCCACCGCGCTCAACCCGCTGATCGGCTACATGCCGGCGGCGGCGCTGGTGAAAGAGGCCATGAAGCGCAACGCGACCATCCGCGAGGTGGCGGCCGAGCAGATCGCGCGCGGCGAGCTGAAGCACAAAGACAGCGGCGCGGCCGTGACGATCGACGAGATCGACGCGCTGCTGGGCGACATGCATAAGCTGACCGAGGGCGGCCTGGGCGGGCCGGCCGGCGGCGGGTAG
- a CDS encoding SDR family NAD(P)-dependent oxidoreductase gives MDTPGSTALITGGASGLGAATARRLAGLGARVVLADINRDAGDALVGALGAQASFIATDVTDSASMQAAVDAAAAQPGQLRILVCCAGVVLAERVLGKAGPSELASFARIVQINLVGTFNAVRLAAARMAENEPDQQGERGVIVTTASIAAFDGQIGQAAYAASKAGVAGMTLPLARELARFGIRVATIAPGLFETPMLGALPESARASLGAQVPFPPRLGRPDEYAALVQQIIENTMLNGTTIRLDGAMRMAPR, from the coding sequence ATGGATACACCAGGCAGCACGGCACTGATCACCGGGGGCGCCTCGGGGCTTGGGGCTGCGACGGCGCGGCGGCTGGCCGGGCTGGGCGCGCGGGTGGTGCTGGCCGACATCAACCGCGATGCCGGCGACGCGCTGGTAGGCGCGCTAGGCGCGCAGGCCAGCTTCATCGCCACCGACGTGACGGATAGCGCCTCGATGCAGGCGGCAGTCGATGCGGCGGCGGCGCAGCCCGGCCAGCTGCGCATACTGGTATGTTGCGCGGGCGTGGTGCTGGCCGAACGCGTGCTAGGCAAGGCCGGGCCAAGCGAGCTGGCCAGCTTCGCGCGAATCGTGCAGATCAACCTGGTGGGCACATTCAACGCCGTGCGGCTGGCAGCCGCGCGCATGGCCGAAAACGAGCCAGATCAGCAGGGTGAACGCGGCGTGATCGTCACGACCGCGTCGATCGCCGCGTTCGACGGCCAGATCGGCCAGGCGGCCTACGCGGCCTCGAAGGCCGGCGTGGCCGGCATGACCCTGCCGCTGGCGCGCGAGCTGGCGCGCTTCGGCATTCGGGTGGCGACGATCGCGCCGGGGCTATTCGAGACGCCCATGCTCGGGGCGCTGCCCGAGTCGGCGCGCGCGTCGCTTGGCGCACAGGTGCCGTTCCCGCCGCGGCTGGGCCGCCCCGACGAGTATGCCGCGCTGGTGCAGCAGATTATCGAGAATACCATGCTGAACGGCACGACCATCCGGCTCGACGGGGCCATGCGCATGGCGCCGCGTTAG
- a CDS encoding 3-hydroxybutyryl-CoA dehydrogenase — protein sequence MEIRKVGVVGCGLMGGGIAQVCAQFGYATVVREVSPDLLDRGLARIAAILQKDVDKAKISAADRDAALGRITPTTTLDAFADCQLVIEAIVENFDAKRELFGALDTICPPETIFASNTSSLTIIEMAATTRRLDRFAGLHFFNPVPVMKLVEVVRSVASSEPTIATLKQFGAALGKTVVEAKDTPGFVVNRLLVPYLLDAVRVLEGGIATREDIDEAMKLGCGHPMGPLTLLDFVGLDTIYYIAQIMFDEFKEPRFAPPPLLKRLVLAGRLGKKSGQGFYDY from the coding sequence ATGGAGATCCGAAAAGTTGGTGTGGTTGGCTGCGGGCTAATGGGCGGCGGTATCGCCCAGGTCTGCGCCCAATTTGGCTACGCAACCGTGGTGCGCGAGGTCTCGCCCGATCTGCTTGATCGCGGGCTTGCGCGTATCGCCGCCATTCTGCAGAAGGATGTCGATAAGGCTAAGATCAGCGCCGCCGACCGCGACGCCGCGCTGGGCCGTATCACGCCAACCACCACGCTCGACGCATTCGCCGACTGCCAGCTGGTGATTGAGGCGATCGTCGAGAACTTCGACGCCAAGCGCGAGCTGTTTGGCGCGCTCGATACGATCTGCCCGCCCGAGACAATCTTCGCCTCGAATACCTCGTCGCTGACGATTATTGAGATGGCCGCGACTACCAGGCGCCTCGATCGCTTCGCCGGCCTGCATTTCTTCAACCCGGTGCCGGTGATGAAGCTGGTCGAGGTTGTGCGCTCGGTCGCCAGCTCCGAGCCGACGATCGCCACGCTCAAGCAGTTCGGCGCAGCCCTGGGCAAGACGGTGGTCGAGGCCAAAGACACGCCCGGCTTCGTGGTTAACCGCCTGCTGGTGCCCTACCTGCTCGACGCCGTGCGCGTGCTCGAGGGCGGCATCGCTACCCGCGAAGACATCGACGAGGCCATGAAGCTCGGCTGCGGCCACCCCATGGGCCCGCTGACCCTGCTCGATTTCGTAGGCCTCGACACGATCTACTACATCGCCCAGATCATGTTCGACGAATTCAAAGAGCCGCGCTTCGCCCCGCCGCCGCTGCTCAAGCGCCTGGTGCTGGCCGGCCGGCTGGGGAAGAAGTCGGGCCAGGGCTTCTACGACTACTAA